In Canis aureus isolate CA01 chromosome 6, VMU_Caureus_v.1.0, whole genome shotgun sequence, one genomic interval encodes:
- the METTL18 gene encoding histidine protein methyltransferase 1 homolog, translating into MTFQFNFTIVNHLENESVPLGDGALAVDSSKESSVSEGKHRDRKCSTEQFDLPQDHLLEHKQLGNATPSQDTDSSLTAANSSSNLEPQEEHPYIRVAKEHTVPEDLKKVLENKVIETLPGLQHVSVVKTILLKENFPGENIISQSFSSQSDLITGVYEGGLKIWECTFDLLAYFTKAKVKFVGKRVLDLGCGSGLLGIVAFKGGAKEIHFQDYNSLVIDEVTLPNVVANSTLEDKGNDVNEPDVKRCRKSEVAQELSKCRFFSGEWSEFCKLVLNSEKFFEKYDLILTSETIYNPDYYGTLHQTFLRLLDKNGRVLLASKAHYFGVGGGIHLFQKFVEERNVFETRTLEIIDKGLKRFLIEMTFK; encoded by the coding sequence ATGACTTTTCAGTTTAATTTCACCATAGTAAACCACCTGGAAAATGAATCAGTGCCTCTTGGAGATGGAGCTTTGGCTGTGGATTCCTCCAAAGAGTCTTCAGTCTCAGAAGGTAAACACAGGGACAGGAAATGTTCTACAGAACAGTTTGACTTACCTCAGGATCATTTGTTGGAACATAAGCAACTGGGAAATGCAACTCCCTCTCAAGACACAGACAGCTCACTCACTGCAGCAAACAGTTCAAGTAACTTGGAACCACAGGAAGAACATCCCTACATAAGAGTTGCCAAAGAGCATACAGTGCCTGAAGATTTAAAGAAAGTGTTAGAAAACAAAGTCATAGAGACATTACCAGGTCTCCAACATGTATCAGTAGTGAAAACCATCTTGTTGAAAGAGAATTTCCCTGGAGAAAACATAATTTCACAAAGTTTTTCTTCTCAATCTGATCTGATCACAGGTGTTTATGAAGGAGGCTTAAAAATCTGGGAATGTACCTTTGACCTCCTAGCATATTTCACAAAGGCCAAGGTGAAATTTGTTGGGAAAAGAGTGTTGGATCTTGGCTGTGGATCGGGGTTGCTGGGTATAGTTGCGTTCAAGGGCGGGGCcaaagaaattcattttcaagATTATAACAGTTTGGTGATTGATGAAGTAACCTTACCTAACGTAGTGGCTAACTCTACTTTGGAAGACAAAGGAAATGATGTAAATGAACCTGATGTGAAAAGATGCAGGAAATCAGAAGTAGCACAAGAATTATCTAAATGCCGGTTCTTTTCTGGGGAGTGGTCTGAGTTTTGTAAGCTTGTACTAAATAgtgaaaaattctttgaaaaatatgatCTCATTCTTACCTCAGAAACCATTTACAATCCAGATTATTATGGTACTTTGCACCAGACATTCCTTAGATTGTTAGATAAAAATGGACGGGTGCTTTTGGCCAGCAAAGCACATTATTTTGGTGTAGGTGGAGGTATTCATCTCTTTCAGAAGTTTGTAGAAGAAAGGAATGTATTTGAGACTAGAACACTCGAAATAATTGATAAAGGACTAAAGAGATTCCTAATTGAAATGACTTTTAAGTAA